GTGTGCTGGGTTTTTGAATCCCAACCATGTTGCGTGAGCTCCTGAATCGTGAACACAGAATCAACCTTTGTTCTTGCCCACGTTGGAAGATTCATGTGACCAATGCGAACGAACAATAGAAAGTGATCAAAATTGCTTCATGCCCTGTGGCAGAACAGTCAGCAAGGGATGTGAACCAAAAAAAAGAGCCGGGCTCACCAACCCAGCTCTGTGGCGACGCATCTCCCCTCGCCCCGAAAGGAGATGCACCAAGTTTGTTGAGTCATCCTGAACCGATGGTGACAAACGACACCAATCACTCTCCAGGTGAGGGAGTGGGAACACAATGACTGAATCTGCATGGCAAGCAGATCAGGACGAGAAAAGGCGATGGGCCAGAAGGCATGGAGACATCCATGTGACTGAGCAAAAAAAAAGCCCCGTCGAAGACGGAGGCTTTGAGTGGTGTGAGGAGTTGGTGTTTCACCAACCACCATCGGTCTAGGACAGTGAGTACCTATTTGAAGCATCTTTAAAGATCTGGTCACAGAGAACTGGCACTGTGACGCTTCTTGCGAGCCCTTCACCACGGTGTGACGACACAGCGCGCTGCAACGTGAGTACAAGAGTCAAGAAGATATTCCTGGTCACTCTGGATCAGTAGATTATTTCGAACTGCATGGAGCCATGTCACTCTCTGAGAATGATCTTGGCATCACAAGCATTGATGAGCTGGTGAGCTGGACGTCGTCCTATGTCCACTTCAAGCAAGCGCTTGAGGTGGTGACTTGGACACCGGACCAAGCGGTCTGCTACCTCAATGCCTTTCCTGAGTTCAGAGAGCGGTTCTCCAAAGAGCTGACCAAGCAGGGCCACCTGGAGGCCCGGCTGCCAAAGGCCATGCGAGACAAAATCGCCGCAAATAAGCCTAACTTGGAATTCATCAAAACGGTTTTACTTGGATCCAAAGAGAATACAGACCACTAGATATTGGCCCCAAGAATTGCCATTTCAGTGCAATGGTTATTCGTCTCTCCATCAACCAACCGATAATCACCACCTTCCCCTCTCTCGACTTCACAATGAATCCCAGGCGGTGACTTGATCAAAAGGCTTAATCGTCAATTTTTTCCAACAGGATTGTACATTCACGATCAGTTTTGATTTTCCATTTCTGATTATTTTTGATTGCTTCAAATTCAAATAAGCGATCCTCGACGTCTTCATCAATGACCGTGAAGCCTCGCGCTGCGATCATCTGAGCACAGTCTGAAATGGAGCGTGATTGAGCGATACCTGGTGTGCCGAATGCACTGAGCAACACGGCAACACCTGCAACGAGCCATTGATTCCCTGACATGCTTCTTTCATCAGCGTCAGTTCATTCCTTTAGCCAGCAACCACAGCTTTGTCAGCACATGCCGCCATTCATGCCTGCTGCGAACACGCATCATGATGGGAGTGGTGACCGAAAACGACAGACTTTGATTCCTGTTCAGGTGTCGTTGGTCATGCTCCAGCAAAACAACCGCTGGTTGCTGCAGCTACGGGACGATATCGACGGAATTGTGGCTCCAGGGTGTTGGGGATTGTTTGGGGGACATCTCGAAGAGAATGAATCTGCCGAAGTCGCTTTACGACGAGAACTCCTGGAAGAAATTGGTTGGTGTCCCAAGCAGCTCAATCCATGGCTTCAACATCGTGATTCTGCACGTGTGGTTCACGTGTTTTCAGGAGAGCTCGCTGTCCCCCTCAACCAGCTGCAACTTCTTGAAGGCCAAGACATGGATCTGGTGAGCCTTGAGGAAATCCGTCGTGGATGGATCTGGAGCAAGCGTCTTCAAGCCAAACGTCCATTGGCACCAGTACTGCGTCAACTCACGCCAAGACTGCACGAGCTGGATCAGGCAGCCTGAAAGAACAGAACAACCAACAAAGCCATCAAACCCAGCAAAATCCAGAAAAGCGGGCCGGATAGCCCACGAGAGCTCGCTTGAACTGGGGACCCAGCTCGGCCTGGAGCGCGGCGCTGATCAGCGGGTGTTCCGCAACGGTTGCAAACAAGGCGTCCACCAAGTGAACGATCAGCACGAAAAGAGCTTGAGCCGCATTGAACGCAGCGTCGTGTCGACATCAACTCGGTGTTCAACCAGGTCCAGAATCATCGAATGAACCCTGATCACGCAAGCCACAAGCACTCACCCTGGTTGGATATCCAGTCGGTTGAAGCATGGATCGATGGCCAACGGATCGTTCACAACCTGAGCCTGATGCTCTGGCCTGGGCAATCAACGGTCATTCTCGGCCGCAACGGAGCTGGCAAAAGCACTCTGGTGAAGTTGATCAGTCGCAGCCTTTATCCCGTGGTGCAACCGGGCTCGCACCTACGCCTGTTTGGCAGTGAAACCGTGAATGTCTGGCAACTGCGCCAGAGGCTGGGAATCGTGAACACCGAGCTGGAGCGACGTATCCCTGCCGCGATGACAGGGAGAGAACTGCTGCAATCGGCTTTTTTCGGAGCCATCGGGCTGGGCCGCGATCGCCGACCCAGTGATCAACAGTGTCAGCGAGTGAATTCTCTGCTGCAAAGCCTCGACCTTCAGAAGCTGGGTGACGTCGGATTCGGTCAGCTTTCCGATGGTCAGAAACGTCGCCTGTTGATTGCGCGATCTCTCGTGCACGATCCCGATGTGCTCGTGCTGGATGAACCGATCAATGGCTTGGATCTGCGGGCACGCCACAAGCTGCTGGCGCTGCTGCGGGATCTCTGCAGAAACGGAACCACCTTGGTGCTAGTGACGCATCACGTGGATGCGGTCATCCCCGAAATTCAACGGGTTGTGGGCCTGACGGAGGGCAAGGTGAGCATGGATGGCTCTCCCAAAGACATCCTGACCGCTGATCAGCTGTCGAACTTCTATGACACGCCCCTGACGGTTGTCGAAAGCCATGGATACCGCCAAGTGCTTCCCGCCTGATCAGGATTGAGGTCTGAGTGAGCGCATCACCCCATCAACACTGAGGGAAAGAGGCTGCATTGCCATCGGGATGGAAGCCGATGTCATAACCTCTCCTCGCCAGCGGGGTGACGCCTTGAACAGCAACGCCAGAATCGATGCCCTTCAGCTGATGCTGACCGATCTGCGCATGCGCAATGAACCGATTCGGCACAAAGCAGCATTCCGTGGGTGCCAGCCTGAGTTTCAGGCGTTGGTGACCCAGTTGATCGAACAACTCGAAGCGGAGCTAATCGAGGAGAAGCAAACGTTTCGAGCCGCTCAGCGGGGCTGATTCCTGTAGGCGGCAGGAGCCATCACAAGGAACACAAACCACCAGATCAACACCAGGCCCGACAAAGGCACGGTGATCCAAAGCCTGTGCAGGACCAGCCAGCTCGAGAGCATGGCGATGAACCCGGTCAGCAGGATCGACCAAGGCTGACACCACATGGGTTTATGCGCCCAGAGATCAAGGTCCTGTGGGTTCGTCACCGCAGCGTCTCAAGCGAACCGGCCCCATGCAGCCGAATGAGGTCGTCATAGCCACCAATCAGGTCGCCATCAATGAAAATCTGAGGAAACACACTGCGGCCACTGCGCTGACGCCAGGCCTCAAAACGCGCATCGCTGTCGACTGTGTCGAGCTGATAGGGGATTGCAAGCCGGTTGAGCAGCTGTGTTGCTCGGTGACACCAGGGACAGCCAGGAAGCACCGCCACCTCAACACGTTTCTGCACAGGGGCTGCCTGTGCCGTCGGCAGACCGCTCATCCCCAGCAACAGCTGAGCACCCTTCAGCACAACCGTGCCGGGCTCCAGGTGGCCGCCCCAGACCTGACAGGCTCCGTCGGAAAGGCTGAGATGGAGATGGACGGCTTCAGGGGAAAAGGTGCCGTTCAGGGTGATGATCTCCAGCTCTCCCGTCAGACGTGTCGGCTGCTCCTGTCCAGGACATTGGAACGATGCTTGAGAAAGATTGCCGACAACTCCGAGGACAAATCCACTGAGTTTGTGCTCAGCAGCAAGGGCACTGAGAGTCTGATGAAGGTCTTGTCCGGGTTCCAGCTGCAGGGGCAGGGTCTCCATCCGGACAGATCAAACAAACGGGGCCAGATTACCTCTATCCACAGCCACGACCCGACGGTACAATTGCGTTACTGTTCGGTTACGAAATCGTGTCATTCCTCCGAGGATTGCTGGATGAGCTCCGCGATCAGCTGGAAACAGAACCGCTGACGATCACTGCGGCTCAAGTGGCGGAGGCGGCAGATTCAGAACGGCTCAACGTGACTCTGCCGGGGGGTGTGATGAATCGCCTCAAGCAACAGGCTCTCGCGGAAGGACGTAGCTGCAGCAGTCTGGCCACCTTTTTGATCGAGGATGGACTGAGGCGGCACGCGATGCTGCGCTGACACACGATCGATCATTGGCACATCAGTTGAGCAGTCGATCCGTGATCTGCTTCACCTCTCCACTGCGCTGGAGTTGCAGCAACTCCACATCGATTGGCGTGCGCAGCTCGTTATCGACCGGGAGAACGAATCCATAGGTCTGCGTGGCCAACGAAAACGGCGCCATCTTGAACGGCGCCTTCGGATTCTGTTGGAGGTAGTAACGCAAAGGAGCCCGGTCAAACAAAACCGCACTCACATCACCGCTGGACAGCAAGGCAATGGCTTGGGGAAGCGTGTCGGCCTGCTTGGGTCGGGCTCCGTAAAACTTCGCCCACGTTTCACTTGTTGTGCCAGCAACGACAGCAACGGTTTTGTTGCGCAGATCCGATCGCTCGCGAATGGCGGACGGTTCCAGGTTGGAGAACGACACGGTGAAGGCCGAAGCCAGTCCAGCGGTGATCGATGACAGAGCCAGCAAAGACATCAACATCCAAACGCCAGCAATCGTTCTTCCGGTTCTGGAGGTCGGTGCACGGTCGCCGTAGCCGACGGTGGTCAGCGTCACCAACGCAAACCACATGCCGTTGCCAACCCCTTTGAAATAAGGACGAGGGAAATGTTCCGAATTGCGCCGTCGTTCAGCCAACCAGATCAGATTTCCCACCACAAACAGCAACACCATCAATCCACCAAGGGATGAGAGCGCAGCCCAACCGAAAAAAGGCTTGAAACGCGACCAAAGGCTGGGGGGCCGCGCGGGGATCATCAGACCCTCTTGCCCGTGAAAATACGGTTGGGTGAAATCAATTTTTGGATTGGCGAGACGATCAGGAGTGATGCTGATTGGCCCAATCGCCAGATCAACAACGCCCTTGCTCACTGCATCGATGTTGGCCTCGGAGTTGGGCTGAGACACGTAGACGAAGGGACGATCCAGGCGACTAGCTGTTTCCTCCCAGATCTGAACGCTGATGCCCTCCAAACCATTCGTGTCCGAAAACACGAAGGGAACAGAGCCGCTCACACCCACCTTGATCACCGGAGGCGCCGCAAGCGACGGAGCTGACCATCCCAGCAGGGCAAGCAGAAGCAGCGACACTCTTGAAATCATCGCCATCAGAATCAGCCGTTCTTCTCAAGTCGCTTGACGATCACCCCCATGGCAACCAGGGAGCCCAGCAGAGCCAGCAGCAACGCAAGAGTCATCGACAGTTCAATAAACGATGGTTGTGACACCGAGGTTGCCATCTCTTGCTCAGCGAAGCCATGCCAACCGGTGACAGCAGGGATGGATTCCAAGCGGTCCGGAAAAATCTCTGCAGAATGAAATGTCGTTAACGCTTCGTTTTCTGCATTGATCGTCCAGCAGACCACCGATGCTGATGAGCAGAGCCGAAACGCGGGGTTGCCGCAAGCCGTCAGCCAAGGCGAGGACTGCCACTGGAGCTGGAAGGCCGAACAACTCCTGCTTCTCGGCCAGAAGGCACTCTGGAGGCCCGCAGGGGGAGAGTTATTCGTTGCTGACTTGCATCTCGGAAAAGCCGAGGTGTTTCAATCCTGCGGGATTCCGCTACCCAGTGACGGTGATCGAGACACCCTTGAGCGACTGGAAGCGCTCTGTGCCACGTGGCAGCCCACCCGGCTGATCATCCTGGGCGATTTGATCCATGGTCCCCTCGGGTTGACCGACCGCCTGCGTGCAGATCTTCAAACGCTCGATCAACGCTTGAACACCGATGTCGTGCTGGTGGGTGGCAACCATGACCGGAGGTTGCCGACCAGCGAACGCACCCAGCAGCGATCCTTCAGGCTCGGCGCTCTTTGGTTAAGCCATGAACCCGAACCGCCAAGCGACGGCGAGCCAGGGCTGAATCTCTGCGGGCACGTTCATCCCGTCACCACCGTGCGACAGGGACCCGATCGCCTGCGATTGCCCTGCTTCGCCTATGAAGCAAGCCAAGAGCGGCTGTTGCTGCCTGCCTTCGGTGCGCTGACGGGAGGCCATGACTGTGGTCAGGTTGATCGCAAATGGTTGGTGGCCGAGGGTCGGGTCATGGCCTGGCGAGACCCCTCGTCACCATCGCGCAGACGCAGGTGGACCCGTTGAACCAGCCACGCGCCACATCGGTTGCCCCCAGACGCAGGCAAAGGCGCCAGAAACCGCGTCGACCTCAGCCGAACCAACAGCAGCCCCGGAACACGAGGCCAGGACATTCGACGCGCTGGCAACGGCGCTGGCTGATTCTGGGATTCCCTGTCGCCACCTTTGCCACCTTGGTGTTTCTGGCCCCTGGAGAGCCAGACCCTGCTGTGGACTCGCGCTCTGAACAGCATCAGGCCAGAAGCCCTGCGCTCGGATCGTTTCGCTACCAGCCGAATGATGAGGTCTACGCCCTGGATTTCGATCCACGCAACGTGCGGCTTGGGCTGCTGGAGGGATGGGATCGCGAGCAGGATGCGTTTGCCGATGAAGCTGCACTGGCATTCGTCTCCGGCCCTATGTACGAACGGCACATCGATACAGAAGGCCAGGAGATCACTGTCCCCTTGGGTGATCTGAAGTTTGGCCGCCGGGTCTGGCTCGGGAAGAACCGCACAGCCTCACGCCAGCGTGCCTACATCGGCATCCAAGGCAATGGCCAGGTCGATTTCGGCTACGGGGAGTTGAACCAGGACCGCATGAAGACCTACGACACCTTCGTCGGTGGTCTGCACAGCATCTACAACGACCTAGAAGCGCCCCCCAGCAGCTATCAGGGCGCCTACAGCGTCAGCATGGGTCAACGCATCCGGTACTACCTACCCAGGATCCGGATGGTCTATGGACTGCGTCGGGATGGGCGACTGGAGATGCTGATGAGCCGTGATGGGCTCACCCTCGAACAGACCAAAGCCCTAGCGCGCCGTCGTGATCTGGTGGCGGCCTACATGCCCGACCATGCCTCCAAGAGCCGCTTGATCATTCCAGGGGTGAAAGGATTCACCGAGGAGGATGCCAACTGGATCAGTGGTGGGGCGACCAGCTTCGTGCACGTTCCCTACCTGCTGCGACTGAGCAAACGTCACCAGCCTCTGCAGGGAAGCCTGATCAGCGATCTGTCCCAACAACTGCAGGACCAGACCCAATGTGATGGCCCAATCAGCTGCAGCCGATGGGCCGGCCATCAACTGATGGACCGCGCTCTGGCAGGACTAAACAGGGTGATCGAAACAGGTCTGGAGCCTGTGGCCCGGGCGATCTGGTCTCCCAAACGCACACCCCTGAATCCCGATCCTTCCTCGCCGGAGTCCCTTGGCCGCAGCGAGCGCGCGCCCTTACCCGAGCCACCAATCACCGCAGACCCACTGCTGCTGCTGGAACAACACGTGATGCCTGAAGAGATCCTCAGTGATGACCTGGTTCCGTCACTGCCACCAATGGATCAGGCACCGCGACCGGATCTACCGCCACCGATCCTGCTGGAACCGGAGAGTCCTCTTGCCGAACGATCGATGGACGCTGATCTCGAGCCAGGAGAGATCCCCGTCACCGAAACGACGCATCCAGATCCTCCCGCTCCGCCTCCCCTCGATGCTGAGACGTCATTGAGTGTTGAAGCTCCGCCACAACTGGTGCTGCCACCACCTCCACCTTGACCAGCCAGTTTTACGGACAAACCATGAGATTGCCCCATGAATACTTTTCATTAAATGTAAAAAGATATACCTCTGCAGCGGTGAATTTCGATGGATCACAAACGATTGATGAATACACAAGAACAGCCGTAGATCTTTTCCAAGTTCGAAACGAACAACGTGGCTTTTATCAGTCGTGTTTGCCAAACCTCAAAAGGTTCGACCATTGATGCCATCGGACAAGGCCAGTACCGCGTCTGCAATGACCGCAGTGGGTGCACCGTGAAAACAGGACTCTGGGCTGCCTATGAAGCGCTCCGAGAACTGGAGCAACGCAGCGTGCGCTGAATCAACTCAACGGCAGAACAGACACCTCCTCAACGCAGGAACAACCCATTGCAATCACCGGAGGGAGGTGTCTGAAAGCAGATTGACTCAGGCGACCAATAACCAACAGCAGGAAAACGAAGCCCCTGTCGGCGTGCTTCAGCATTCACCGCCGCAACGCCTTTGGCTGTCACCAACACGTGACCTGGTGCCTCCACCTGGTCAAGGAAGTCTTGCTCAGGCATTTCTTTCTGGGGAGCCGCTGCCATCGGCAGCGACGACAAGGTGACGGCCGTCGCACAGGCCATTGGCAGGACAGAACGGAATGACATCAATTCAGAAAAGCGAAATTCAGTGCAGTGCAGTCATTTCAATGAAAGCCAATCGGTGAAAGCAGCTCAAGGCCTTCACTTGGTGGTGACGATGACTGGTGTTCCCACGTCCACCTGTTGAAACAGCGCAATCACATCCTGATTCAGCATCCGAATACAGCCGAGACTGACGGCAGCGCGCAGCTTCACCCAACTGGGCCATGCCGTTCCATGAATGGCGTACTCCCCTGAACCAATCTGGAAGTAGGCCATGTAGCGCACCCCCACCGGATTCTCCGGTCCAGGAGCAATCACTTTGCCGCCCTTGTGATACACGGGCGCCTCTTCCATCCGGGTAATTGCGTAGGTGCCTGCTGGGGTTGGAGATTCCGGCGCACCGATGGCCACGGGAAAACGCTTCACCACCTGACCGTTGTCGAACAAGGTGAGATAGCGATCTCTCAGGCTGATCTCAATCGACTTTTCCGCACGGACGGGGGCCTGAAACAAGCCGAGACTGATCAAGGCCAGGCCTGCGGGAAGAGCGATGCGCCTGAGACGGTGAAGCATGACCCTGAACACGTGTTCGGCGACATTTTGACCCAAGAATGAATCCGGCTACGTTCACTGCATCAAACCCAAGGCACTTGTGACGCGACTCTCGACGCTTGCCACCACCCTCAAGCAGGTTCCTTTCCGGTGGGTCACAGCTGCCATGGTCGGTTTGAACGCGGTCGTGCCATCCATCGCGCATGCCGGATTCACACCCGAGGAACTGGCGGCCTTCGAGATCACCGAGATGCGAGCCACGGTGACGACAGCGCTTCCCGAAGAAAAAGTGATCGAGGTGATCGATCCCCACGGCCACAAAGAAATTCTCACCGTCGGGATCGATCTGACCCCCCTCAAGCTGCAACCGGGCGACAACATTGAGCTCTCGATCCTCGACGGATTGGTTGTCGAGATGGAGCCCAGCACGAGCACCGAACTGAGTTTCAACCGCGAGGACATCATTCTTCCCATGGATATGGGCCGGTTGAAACAAGGCATGCGCGTTGCCCTCGCCTCCGGAACAGCCAAGGTGATCAGCATCGATCACAACGACAACGTCATCGACCTGCTCGGTCCTCTCGGGGGCATCAACAATCTCGATGTGCTGGGCGATCGGGGTGTTGATCCGTTTGAACGGATCGCTGTCGGAGACATCGTGAACTTCAGGCTGATTCAGCCCTTGGCGGTTGGGGTTCGCAAACTGCCGGCATCCACGCTCCCTTCAGCTCTTCAGGCCTATCGGCTGAGTGGAGAACCTTTGATCATCAGTCCTCTGATGAGTGAGGACGCAACACTTAAAAGTGAGCTGGTGGATGCCTTCGAACTCGCTCAAATCAAAGCCACCATTCAGCGACTGGTGCCGGGTGAGCGGGTTGTTGAAGTGAAAGGTGCTCAAGGGCACACCACGCTGCTCACGACAGCAGTGGATCCGGCGGAAGCCGGTCTCAAGGTTGGCGACGTGGTGAGCATCGAATTGCTCCAGGGTCTGGTGGTGGACTTGCGTCCCTCCAAGCAGAGCCAACCATTGCTTCAACGTGAAGACCGTCGGCTTGCTCAGGCGTTCGGTCCTGTCGATGCCGGCGCACGCATATCCATGGTCACCGGCACTGCCGAAGTGGTGCGCCTCTCACGCACTGATCACAAGGTGACGCTGCGCGGTCCCCTTGGAAAAATCCACAAACTCGACATTCGGCCGGAACTGGAAGGCTCGGTGTTCAACGATCTGAGCGTGGGCGACTTGGTTGATTTCAGACTGATCAACCCGATCGCCATCAACATTGAGCCGATCGCGCAGCGCTGAACCTCAAGCCTGCGCTGAAGCGAGGGCCCGCACAACATCACCACGGGTCAACACCCCCACAGGACAACGCTTCTCATCCACCACGATCAAACGCTGGGTGCCTTTGTCGTGCAGCATTGATGCCGCCTTAGGCAACGGCAGGTTGGTCGCACAACTGTGACTGTCCCGTCGCATCAGATCACCAACCGTGTTGCCCAGCACCTGATGCACCTGCCGGTCCCAATTGAGGGGATTGCGCAGGTAGATGACGCTGTCGAGCAGCATCACGTAAGGACCAGCATCCACACCGCTCTCACGAACCATCAGATCCTGTTCGGTGAGCTCTCCGATCAGAGCGCCAGTGCCGTCGATCACGGGCAAACCGCTGACGTGGTGGTCACTGAGAAGTGTGACCGCGTCCTGAAGGGGCGTCTCAGCAGTCACCGTCAGCACCGGAGCGGACATCACTTCCCCGACCGTCTGCTGAAGCACCATGGGATCTGAACAACTGCAAGCATTCTGAGCCTTGGTCTCTCCCTGGCGACGGTGGGCTGACCGCTTCACCCTGATCCGCGCCGTCCTCGGTGCTCCCCTGCTGGTGCTGCTCGCGTCTGAGCAGTTCGCCCTGGCGTGGCTTTTGCTGCTGTTTGGTGCCTTCACCGACTGGGCCGATGGCTGGATGGCACGTCGTGCCGATGGTGGCAGCAGCTGGGGAGCCCGTCTCGACCCTCTGGCCGACAAGCTGATGATCAGTGCACCACTGATCTGGCTGGCGGCCACATCACAGCTGCCGATCTGGTCGGTCTGGCTGTTGTTGGCCCGTGAGTTGCTGATTTCGGGATGGCGAGCAGGCAGCGCCAGTGGCGCACCAGCCTCGTGGCTAGGGAAATGGAAGACCACTCTTCAATTTCTCAGCCTGTTTCTGATGCTGTGGCCCGCGAGCTGGGGCTCAGCCCAGCTCGCGGAGCTCGCCCATGCCCTGGGCTGGTGGTTGTTCTGGCCCGGGCTGGGCTTGGCGCTTTGGTCGGCCTTGGCTTATCTCAGGCCCCAATCAACGCCGCGTCAGCAGTGAAGTCAGGATCGACACTCGGAGCCAGCGCATAGTCCCTGCCATAACTGTCGGCCATGCACGCTGCAGCATCAAACCGTGGTGTCCAGGCCAGTTCCCGCTCCACCCGGGTGATATCGGTCAGAAAATGACTCAATCGGAGAGGGAAAGCCTTGCGGGCCTTTGGATCCAGCCCACTGGGGTCAAAGCTGCGGAGATCCAGACTGTCCACCTCACGATCACAGGCCACAGCCGCCGCTTCAATCAAGCCTCGGAAGCTGATGCCCTGTTTCGAGGAGCAGTTGTAGATCCGATTGCAGGCAGCATCCACCTCAAGGCTGCGGGCCATCGCTTCAGCGAGATCCTCCACATGGCCGATCTGGGTGATCGTGGTGCCATCGCCTGGAAGCGGGACAGGCCTGTTGTTGACGATCCGGTCAAAGAACCAGCGCTCGACCGGGTTGTAATTGCCGGGACCAACGATGTAAGTGGGTCGGAAGCTCGTGAAGGGGACCCCTTCGCGCATCAGCCAAGCCTCTGTCTCCCCCTTGCCGGCGTGACGGCTTGCCGGATCAAGAGGGCTGTCCTCAGTCAGAGGCCAGACATCACTTCCGGAATACACACCCGCTGAGCTGACGTAGAGGAAGCGATGCGAAGGCGCACCGGTGCGCTCCAGCACGCGCTGGCTGTCTTTCAACGTACGTCCTGAACTGTCGACGATCACATCAAAGTGACGACCTTTGAGCTGATCGAGTGCTGGATCATCTCCACGATCACCGTTCACCGCCTCAACCCCTTCAGGCACGGGCTGCCGTCCACGGGTGAACACAGTGAGCTGATGACCCTGATGCAGCAAACGGCTCACCAGAGGCTTCCCGACGAAACGGGTTCCTCCCATCAACAGGATTTGCACGGTCAGCCAAGCGGAACGGGGGGTATTGAAGCGTGCTCGCCCCACCCATGCAGGATGGGAGGCAGTCCAATCCCTCGGCCATGCAGATCATTCCCGCCATTGACCTGCTGGGAGGCTCCTGCGTCCGTTTGCATCAGGGGGACTACGACCAGGTCACCCGGTTCAGCGACGATCCCGTCGCCCAGGCCTTGAGCTGGCAGAACCAGGGGGCCCAACGGTTGCATCTGGTGGATCTCGACGGGGCCCGGAGCGGAGAACCGGCCAATGACTCGGCGATTCGATCGATCACAGAAGCCCTCACCATCCCGGTGCAGCTTGGAGGTGGTGTGCGTTCAGCAGAACGGGCTGAAGAACTGCTCCGGTGCGGACTGGAGCGCGTGATCCTGGGCACCGTCG
This region of Synechococcus sp. NOUM97013 genomic DNA includes:
- a CDS encoding CBS domain-containing protein; this encodes MVLQQTVGEVMSAPVLTVTAETPLQDAVTLLSDHHVSGLPVIDGTGALIGELTEQDLMVRESGVDAGPYVMLLDSVIYLRNPLNWDRQVHQVLGNTVGDLMRRDSHSCATNLPLPKAASMLHDKGTQRLIVVDEKRCPVGVLTRGDVVRALASAQA
- a CDS encoding NAD-dependent epimerase/dehydratase family protein, which translates into the protein MQILLMGGTRFVGKPLVSRLLHQGHQLTVFTRGRQPVPEGVEAVNGDRGDDPALDQLKGRHFDVIVDSSGRTLKDSQRVLERTGAPSHRFLYVSSAGVYSGSDVWPLTEDSPLDPASRHAGKGETEAWLMREGVPFTSFRPTYIVGPGNYNPVERWFFDRIVNNRPVPLPGDGTTITQIGHVEDLAEAMARSLEVDAACNRIYNCSSKQGISFRGLIEAAAVACDREVDSLDLRSFDPSGLDPKARKAFPLRLSHFLTDITRVERELAWTPRFDAAACMADSYGRDYALAPSVDPDFTADAALIGA
- a CDS encoding PCC domain-containing protein; protein product: METLPLQLEPGQDLHQTLSALAAEHKLSGFVLGVVGNLSQASFQCPGQEQPTRLTGELEIITLNGTFSPEAVHLHLSLSDGACQVWGGHLEPGTVVLKGAQLLLGMSGLPTAQAAPVQKRVEVAVLPGCPWCHRATQLLNRLAIPYQLDTVDSDARFEAWRQRSGRSVFPQIFIDGDLIGGYDDLIRLHGAGSLETLR
- a CDS encoding ABC transporter ATP-binding protein, translating into MNPDHASHKHSPWLDIQSVEAWIDGQRIVHNLSLMLWPGQSTVILGRNGAGKSTLVKLISRSLYPVVQPGSHLRLFGSETVNVWQLRQRLGIVNTELERRIPAAMTGRELLQSAFFGAIGLGRDRRPSDQQCQRVNSLLQSLDLQKLGDVGFGQLSDGQKRRLLIARSLVHDPDVLVLDEPINGLDLRARHKLLALLRDLCRNGTTLVLVTHHVDAVIPEIQRVVGLTEGKVSMDGSPKDILTADQLSNFYDTPLTVVESHGYRQVLPA
- a CDS encoding DUF6737 family protein, with the protein product MTNPQDLDLWAHKPMWCQPWSILLTGFIAMLSSWLVLHRLWITVPLSGLVLIWWFVFLVMAPAAYRNQPR
- the pdeM gene encoding ligase-associated DNA damage response endonuclease PdeM encodes the protein MIVQQTTDADEQSRNAGLPQAVSQGEDCHWSWKAEQLLLLGQKALWRPAGGELFVADLHLGKAEVFQSCGIPLPSDGDRDTLERLEALCATWQPTRLIILGDLIHGPLGLTDRLRADLQTLDQRLNTDVVLVGGNHDRRLPTSERTQQRSFRLGALWLSHEPEPPSDGEPGLNLCGHVHPVTTVRQGPDRLRLPCFAYEASQERLLLPAFGALTGGHDCGQVDRKWLVAEGRVMAWRDPSSPSRRRRWTR
- the pgsA gene encoding CDP-diacylglycerol--glycerol-3-phosphate 3-phosphatidyltransferase, encoding MVSPWRRWADRFTLIRAVLGAPLLVLLASEQFALAWLLLLFGAFTDWADGWMARRADGGSSWGARLDPLADKLMISAPLIWLAATSQLPIWSVWLLLARELLISGWRAGSASGAPASWLGKWKTTLQFLSLFLMLWPASWGSAQLAELAHALGWWLFWPGLGLALWSALAYLRPQSTPRQQ
- a CDS encoding transporter substrate-binding domain-containing protein; translation: MISRVSLLLLALLGWSAPSLAAPPVIKVGVSGSVPFVFSDTNGLEGISVQIWEETASRLDRPFVYVSQPNSEANIDAVSKGVVDLAIGPISITPDRLANPKIDFTQPYFHGQEGLMIPARPPSLWSRFKPFFGWAALSSLGGLMVLLFVVGNLIWLAERRRNSEHFPRPYFKGVGNGMWFALVTLTTVGYGDRAPTSRTGRTIAGVWMLMSLLALSSITAGLASAFTVSFSNLEPSAIRERSDLRNKTVAVVAGTTSETWAKFYGARPKQADTLPQAIALLSSGDVSAVLFDRAPLRYYLQQNPKAPFKMAPFSLATQTYGFVLPVDNELRTPIDVELLQLQRSGEVKQITDRLLN
- a CDS encoding NUDIX domain-containing protein, with protein sequence MPAANTHHDGSGDRKRQTLIPVQVSLVMLQQNNRWLLQLRDDIDGIVAPGCWGLFGGHLEENESAEVALRRELLEEIGWCPKQLNPWLQHRDSARVVHVFSGELAVPLNQLQLLEGQDMDLVSLEEIRRGWIWSKRLQAKRPLAPVLRQLTPRLHELDQAA
- a CDS encoding L,D-transpeptidase — encoded protein: MLHRLRRIALPAGLALISLGLFQAPVRAEKSIEISLRDRYLTLFDNGQVVKRFPVAIGAPESPTPAGTYAITRMEEAPVYHKGGKVIAPGPENPVGVRYMAYFQIGSGEYAIHGTAWPSWVKLRAAVSLGCIRMLNQDVIALFQQVDVGTPVIVTTK
- a CDS encoding CopG family transcriptional regulator; this translates as MSFLRGLLDELRDQLETEPLTITAAQVAEAADSERLNVTLPGGVMNRLKQQALAEGRSCSSLATFLIEDGLRRHAMLR